The segment GTATAAGGTAAAATCAGCAGATTTCTCAGCACAAACACTAAATGCAAGGAGGGCACGGAGAGAAAATTAAAGCCCTGAGAGATAGTATTTTTTCAACCCAAACTGGTGCACCTTGCAAAGCTATCCTTCATAATTAagggagaaataaaaacctaccataataaataaaagctactAAACTAGCACTGTAAAAAGATATTTAAGGAATTctaaacagtgatactcacaataggttggaaattaactgtaaaactcGGTGAAGGGGAAGAagtgggggaggaaagagggaggaaaaatgagggagcaggtaacaagtttgacaagaaaggtactcactaccttatgtatataactgtaacccctctgtataacaccttgacaataaatataatttaatttttttgccagtcctggggcttgaactcaaggcctgagcactgtccctggcttctttttgctcaaggctagcactctaccccttgaaccacagcgccccttctggctttttctatatatgtagtggtgctgaggaactgaacccagggcttcatgtctacgaggcaagcactctaccactaggccatatttccagccctaaatttattttcttaaaaaaggaattctaggggctggggatatagcctagtggcaagagtgcctgcctcggatacacgaggccctaggttcgattccccagcaccacatatacagaaaacggccagaagcggcgctgtggctcaagtggcagagtgctagccttgagcaggaagaagccagggacagtgctcaggccctgagtccaaggcccaggactggccaaaaaaaaaaaaaaaaaaaaaaaaggaattctacCCACAAGGAAAGATAATAAGGCCTAGTTGATGTGTAGATCTGCAAAgcaagaatagaaaagaagcaagtaccataaaaacataaaatgacaAAAGATACACCACCTTTCAATATGAACATTGTGTGTTAATGGTTTTACTCTCCAATCAAAAGatcccagtggctcatacctataatcctagctactcaggaggctgagctaaggattaaggtttgaagccagcttagtcaggaaagtccttgagaccctcatctcctaCTAACCACAAAAATTggggtgtggcttagcggtagagtgcttgtctagcatgcatgaagccctgggtttgattcctcagtaccacataaacagaaaagccagaagggggcgctgtggttcaagtggtagagtgtagccttgagcaagaagccagggacagtgctcagaacctgagtccaagccccaggactggtttttttttttttttaaaaaagccataaatggagttgtggctcaagtagtagagtgctgggcttgagcaaaagaagctaacaGACAGCACCCTggaactgaattcaagcccaagaactggtgcgcgcacatgcacgtgcgtgcatgcacacacacacacaaacacaaaagattTCCAACTAAAATTAGTCAGAAGAGATGAAAAAGGTCACTTTATATTCATAAAGGGAGCAGTCCATGAAGAACGCACTCAGGTTCATTAAACAAATACTTTTGGACTTACAAGCACTGAGAGAACCCAACGCAATTATAGTGGGAGACTTAAATACCCCATAATCACCAGTAGATAGGTcattacaacaacaaaaatcccctcAGAACTAAGTGATACCATAGAACAAATGAGTTTGATAGCTACAGAGTATTTGATCTAGCAAGTGCATAATATACATTCTCAGAAGTCCATAGAACTTTCTTCAAAATAGATTATATTTTAGGACCAAAAGCAAGTCTTAGCAAATTCAAGAAGATTGAAATATTTCCCTTTACTCTATGAGACCACAATAGATACTTGTATACCCATGTTTATTgaagcactgttcacaatagctaaagGTAAAATAACCAAAAAATGATCAAAAACTGATGAATAAATGGAATGGAACTACACAGTAAGATaagtgcagggggctggggatatggcctagtggcaagagtgcctgcctcggatacacgaggccctaggttcgattccccagcaccacatatacagaaaaccgccagaagcggtgctgtggctcaagcggcagagtgctagccttgagcgagaagaagccagggacggtgctcaggccctgagtccaaggcccaagactggcaaaaaaaaaaaaaaaaaaaaaaaaaaaagataagtgcagaggaaagtgaaaaagaaaacatggaagatGAATCATTTCAAAATACAGTGCACCTATGTATGAAGATTgcataagggtgtgtgtgtgtgtgtgtgtgtgtgtgtgtgtttgtgaatgtGCTGGTGCCAGGGcttgacattgtccctgagcttttttgtttaaagcgagttctctactatttgaactatggcttcacttccagctttttggtggttatttggaaatatgattctcatggactttcctgcctaggctggctttgaactgtgatcctcagatctcagcttcctgagtagctaggattacaggcttggccCAGCAGCAGCCAGCCACATAAAGCTGTTGATCAACAAACAGGAGTTATATTGatggggaaagagaaagcaatagagtTATTCTGAAAGAAATATGACATATACATGACtcaaataccatggtgaaatccccttggtacaatttttttttgaataatgatATTCTTTATTTGGTGTGAGGATAGTGAAGAGAAGAACTGAGGTAAAGCCACAGATACATCTGCAGAAGGGTTGCTAATATCAGGCCTCTGGACAGGACGGCCAGCTCACAGATGCCACGAATCCTTGTTGCCAATCACAAAAATGTCATGACTGTTTCCTTCTTCCCAATTTGCCAGAGATCCACTGGGTGAAAGCGGATAACTATGCGGTCCTGGTTCAGGCCCAGCTCCTTGGTGAGGAACTCAAAGAAACAGGCGTTGTGGCCGCGGTTCTCCTCAGCTGCGCCTACCACACCGACGGAGGTCTCGGTCAGCTGGACACAAGGCTCTGTGGATCCACCCAGCATCATGGTCATGCCAGGGCTAACTGTAATGATCACGCGATCGTCAGGTTTGTTCAGGATGGCGGCGGTGGTCGCGCAGAGCCGCTTCTCCAGCCCTGCGGGCACGCGGTTGGCGGGCAAGTTCGTGTCCAGCTCAATGAACGGCATGTCTAAGGGAGAGGCACCGCCGCCGGGAAAGGGCGCGCGGGGCCCGACGCCGGAAGCCCGGGGTTCCTccccttggtacaattaatacatgcttaaaaatgaatgacaggaaagtaaagcaGGCTCTGCTGAGGAAGGAGGTACTAATGGGAAAGGTAATAGCTAACCaagagggtgaatgaggatgaacATGACCAAAGTAGTTTATGTGCCTTTATGAAGACAGAGCAGTGAAACCTgtagaaattgttttaagaagggggaaTGGGattagaaagagtaatagaggaggAAGTAAGGTTTATCcaaatacatgtgtgaaaatgtcacaataaaaccttctttgtacaactaagatacgctaataaaaaaaagagagagagaaagaaaagctgcATCTAGAGTTCCAATTAGTTTGAGGATGTGATGAGTTGTAGTAGCCCTAAGTTTCAAAGATGTCAGGTGATGATGAAGTTGTAAAAAGCCTAAGAGAGATAAATAGGCCTTCTCAAACACTGTTAGTAAACAAATTAACACAAGTTTTTATAGAATAATTTAGCTATATGTCAAAAGGATTAAAACATGCGTATACATTGATCTTTCAATATTTCAGCTAACAAGTTATTATAAAGAAATCATAAGTATGTCTTCTAACAAATTATTTGGAATTACAAAATTGATCAACAACAGGAAAGTAAGTTATATGTCCATATTGAAGAATACTATTGTCATTAAAAATTGCTCTGTGAGTTTTTAACTCCttgcacaggaaaaaagaaacctcactctctctttttctatttctttctactttAAACCTGGTATACTAAAATAAATGCTTTCTACATGTTTCAAAAAAATTACTCCATAAATTATCAGTATTATTGACATTTTCACTATACAGgctgagcaaaaaaggtaagctACAAAACTATTATGATGATGCTATTTTTgagaacacacacatatgtgtatgcatataaaattttctgaaataatataaatatcaaaataatattCAAAAGTTCCTTTAATCAAAATGTGGaacattattctcatttttactTATATatactttgtaatttttctttaacattatatttgaataaatttttaaaaatctcagatTGGTgcttatatgctttttttttttttttgacagtcctgggcttggactcagggtctgagcactgtccctggcttctttttgctcaaggctagcactctgccacttgagccacagcaccacttctggccttttctatatatgtggtattggggaattgaacccagggcttcatgtatacgaggcaagcactcttgccactaggccatattcccagcccacttataTGCTTTTGATTAATTATATAAAGAGACTATAATTATAGAATGGACTTTAATATTAAATCAGCTTCAAGTGAGGCCAGACGTTTACGTAGCACATGCTGCAAAATGGGGATAGAGATGAATTGGACACATTCTTTGTCTTCCAGTAGTCTAAATGCTATCTATGTTCCTGGTGACATTTCTtggctcatggattttcctgtctccaAAACTCCATTTATCAATTTGaaataacttctttctttttttttttagataatttCTTATATTAACCAAACTCAGAGAAGCTGATGAACAAACTAAGAGAATgatataatttacattataaaattATCATACGCCAGAATAGTATTTCAAGCATGACCAATATTTTCCCTTGTGAGGTAACCTACAGAGGCCAAATTATGACTAGAATATTGCTTTTTTAGCCTAGATCAAACCAGTGACAGGTAGTAACTTAACAGTGTAATGGAAACTAGCTAAACTAGAGATGTAGCATCTTTTCAATAACCTTAGCCTTGCTGTTGGAGTCATAAGTCTGAGATATTTTTGTCTCAGGACTATGCGTGGACAGtaagatacaaaaacaaaaaacaaggctgggaatacggcctagtggtagagtgcttgcttcatatacatgaagccctgggtttgattcctcactaccacatatataaaaaaaaagccagaagtggcactgtggctcaagtggtagattgctagccttgaacaaaaagaagccagggacagtgcccaggccctgagttcaagccccaggactggcaaaaaaaaatcaaaaacaaaaaacatacacacaaaaacatccCCCAAAgccaaattcagattcttctactATATTCTCACACAAAAACAGTTCTATGGTCCTACACGTACATACATCAAGCAGTTAATTTTGTAACATATCTATCCAGGGTACACCACCTACGTATCCTCTATGATTCTTATACTCTGCACCCGGAAATAATGTCATATTCCATAGGTCAAGGGCTCCATTTCACAGGAACACACGTGACTTCAGATGCCAATCACAAGTCTGAGTCTCTGGAACTTCTCTCCAACGATGGGTTCTCATAACCCCATCCATGGGTTCAATTAATTTGCTAGTGTGTCTCACAAAGAACTCAGAGAAACACTTTATTTACATCTATCCACTTATTACTCAGGACATAATAAGGAGTACAATAAGCAGCCAAATAGAAGAGACACATAGGTTTAAGCTATGTGGGCAGGAGCACAGAAGTTCCATTTTTCTCTAGGCACTCCACCCTCCGGGAAACTCCTGAACTCAgttcttttaaagttttcttaTTTGTGGCTTATttgtggtctagtggcaagagtgcttgccctgtatacatgaagccctgggttcaattccccagcaccacatatacagaaaacagctagaaatggccctgtggctcaagtggcagagtgctagctttgagcaaaaagaagccagggacag is part of the Perognathus longimembris pacificus isolate PPM17 chromosome 8, ASM2315922v1, whole genome shotgun sequence genome and harbors:
- the LOC125356933 gene encoding D-dopachrome decarboxylase-like, whose protein sequence is MPFIELDTNLPANRVPAGLEKRLCATTAAILNKPDDRVIITVSPGMTMMLGGSTEPCVQLTETSVGVVGAAEENRGHNACFFEFLTKELGLNQDRIVIRFHPVDLWQIGKKETVMTFL